The Epinephelus moara isolate mb chromosome 21, YSFRI_EMoa_1.0, whole genome shotgun sequence DNA window CTGCACAAGCGTTACGGATTCTTGTCGTACGTCTAAATACATAAGTCGTCCCGAGCTCCACCACCTTCCACAGCCGGCACCACGTGGACCTGAGCCCCTGCTCAATTCAGCTTGTAAATGTTCAAtattaaagtaatttttttttctgtacctCATCCTGGTTTTTCTGGCTTTGTTTCACTTTGGATTGAATGTCACAGCTCATCTACCTCCCAGTGGTTGAATGTACATTTACTGATACTTTCCGAGTTGCATCTTATGCTATAGTGTTTATGGTTAGTAGATACTTTTCAGGTTCACATTTTCATCTGTAACAAAAGAGCTTgtaacagtggttcccaactggtgggtcgcagggctgttctgaatggaccgcaagtgactcgcaaacatgtcaagttgtaaaaatacacttatttttgaagtagtgaatttccagcacaagcttttattttgaagtaccgGTTCCTGTTGGGGAGAGTGATTAATAGACAGATACATGACAGaaagcaaactagctcaatgacatggccaaacacaagtatgacgttgaacttaaactgtgtggaccatGAACTGATGACtgaagaaatctggaccctgtgactggaccagttgggaaaaATCAAACTATCCAAAATTACATCAAACAAAATAAGCTCCACCTTGACCAGCTGTATTAAAATGCTGTTAACATGAACGATCAGGAATAGGGATGCAGTAAAAATCTAATTTTGCTTAGAGGTATTATGGGATGATGAAAAATTGGTTGCCATGAATTTAGTGATGGATACTGAACATTTGAAATGTAGCACGCAAGTGTTTTTCACGATGTTTCTAAGGGTGACATGAATGCTTTGATGGCAGTCAATTTCCAAATAGGTATATGAATGCTCCCTATTTCTACACCATTACCCCAAATAGACTGTATATTAACCGTACTTCAACATGATCCACTATGCATCATTGTAATTTGGCTCATGGATACACTAACAAGATGTTAGAAAAGTCCAGTGTCTTTCAAATTTACAAAGACCTCCACAAGTGCCAGATGTGCCAAAGGAAACCAGCCTGTATTATAAATTTACAACCACCTTTACACATCCAACAGTTTTCAGATTAATCGTTAGTATCTCAAGTATCAGTACCCCAAAACTGGTATTGAACCTCAatttaggctttttttttgcactgtcaGGAGATAAGTGTCTGAAAATGTTTCAAAGCAGACACACTGAGAAGTTTTAAAACCACCGCTACATCTTCAAccttgtttttatctgtgaaacaCTTTGTAACATTCCCAAATAATTAAATAGCATTAAAGACATGAACAAATATCACCCAAGTCACATATTCTGGCAATtataaaagtaaagaaaacacGTGGGTTATGATTGctgaaattttatttttgaaattgcAATTCATACAGATAAATCATAGTACTGAAGTGTCAAATGATTAACAGTGCTACACATTTGATGTGGGCCCATTGCTTGAAAAGGACATCTTGTCACATTCAAACAAGAGAACAGTCAAGAAATGTTCAGTCACTGTTGTGCAGCTCTCATTTTGcctgttttttcctcctctctgggACCTTTGAATACCGTGGCccttacatttgaaaaatgttttacaggCAAGTTAATGTTTGATATTCAAAGGCCATGAACTTTTACTTGGCAGGATCGTGGCAGGTTCCTCCCATGTAGCCACTGCTTACAGCTGCGCCACGTTGGACCTGAAACAAGGCAGTGAGATTGTAATCAGCTGGGTGAATTTTGACTGCACCAGTTAACAAAACATGTAGGCGACATTTTGTAATAATCACATAAGAGTTTACCTGAGCACTGGATCTGCGTCCATCTCTGCCATCTAAAGCCGGATACTTAAGCTGTGAGGAGATCAATCGAAGCCTCAGACAGCCAGTTCAGTctaaagaaaaagataaagaggTGGGTTAAACCTGGAAAACAACATCTGACACAAGTCAATCACAAAATGCATGCAACACTATTTGAGTCTGAAACTCACCGCTTATTCATATGTAAGGGTACAAAGAAAAACTGAGTACAGTCTAGACACCTTACACATCAATTAGGACTGCTGTGGGACATTACTGGAGCAAATTTGAGGACTAATGCAGTGAACAGAAGTGGACTGAGCACAATACTACCCATGACTTAGAGGCCAATGCTTTTTTTTGGTGGACTCAGGAAGTGGAGTACTACAATCCAGACGAGCttcacagaaacattttctcAATGAACTTTCCAATCGGGGAAGAGGCCATGGCATGTTGTAGGCGACATCTGAAGCAGGGGACTAAAAACAACGACTAACTTGAAGGTATTCATGGAAACAATGAGAACTGAGTTTGAAGGATGTGAGCAAAGCAAAAGGAGATTTTTACCTCACGTGCATTGGCCTACTTTCTCCACATATGACCTAGGCAAGAGAGCAGCTTTCATCTCTGATGAGCACTTGTTGGAAGGCGCAACACTTCACTCTCCAAGGACTTGTTGGTTTTTGAAGTAGCTGACCTCTTGAACGTAATGAAGCATTAACATGACCAGACACCGGCTGTTGTTTTCCCAGCATGACCATGTGCCACTTTAGGGATTCATTAGTCAAATGACACTACAGGCTGGAGCTCAATACACTAAAAAGATGCCTGACACATCTGGCTAGTTGATGGTTTTTAGACATGTACATCACACTGGGCCAAAAACCATCTTTAATTCTGAAATCTTAGATTAGAGGGCAGCTTGTGGACTGGAAGTGGACTTTAAACTACACCCAATTACAGCTTATTCCTCTATTGTTTTATCAGGCTAACTTAGACTAAACTGCCAATTTATAATTGCCCACCACAGAAATCCATGTGTGATCTCAGTGCTTCGAGCAGTTGACGTGGTTCTCACGCAGCATTACAGTAACATATGAGCCTACAGCTCTCAGCTTAACTCCCCCATGCGGTAATTTTGAAAGGCAAAAGAATCAAGATTATTTTCCACAGTCTGTTTAATAGGCTCCATGAAGCCaaactgacaaagaaaaaaaacgatCATACAAAGAACATAAAGTACAAAACTGTTCCCGGTTGAGATATTACTTTGGGGAAACGAAGTTACATTTTTCGATCACTTAAACAAGATTAGTCCATTTTACAGCACATTGAAAATGCAGATGTTGAGCAGAGCACAGAAGATACCTTGGACAGACTGTAGCATGCTGCAATTTGCAACTTCATGAACAGCCGGCCACTTCGGATGTGTAGTTCACCAGTCTGAAAGGAATTCACTCTTTTGGGAAATTGAACATACAGGAGCCTCAGCTAGACTAAGTTTTTACTAGTAAAAGGAATTTAGCATTAAATCCCCCAAAAGTCTGTTTTAAGAGTAACTGGATCTCTTTCCTCACTCAGTTTAAAACCTGGCAAGAGGTAGGTCGGCCACAGAGACTGAGAGGGGAaataagtaaagaaaaaaaaacaaacaaaaaaaacaagccccATCGGATATTTcagtataaaagaaaaaaaaaaaaaaactaaaggaATCAAAAATTCAGGAAACACTTTAACGTGCTGGATAAAAAGTCTACAGCGATGGTAGTAGCTGTTCAACGAAAAGCCATGTGGAGAGCCATTGTTCAATCCCCAAAGTGGGACTTGACAGTACTCATCAGATTACACAGATGCCTTTTTAGTTAACAAACGACCTTTGAGGAATAAAGATGCCCAATCAGCAAGGTAAGAGTCTTGAACTATAATTTGTAACATGGTTTGTTAAGGAATGACCAAAACTCAGGGCTACATTTTTTTGAAGATGCTTGAGCTACTACAACAGAACTACAAAAACTAAGGTCAGCAATAACACGTGGACATTTTTCTTGAGGAGCGCATCTTTGAAATACAGCCAGCCAAGTGATGATCTTGAATCAGGGAGATGTTTACTCGTGTGTAGCTGAGGATAAGAAGTGGGCACACAGGTAAAGACACTGAAAGTTCCAACACTGGAGTTTCACAACATCCCCCTCAACCCACCAGACAGTCCATAAACCCTCCCTCAATTTTTTTTGCACAAGGGGCTCCATCCGCTGGAGACATAAGCAACATCAGATTAagttacatttgtttaaaatagTTCTGCCAGCCTCTTTAATCAGAGTGGGACTGGGGGAGGGGGGAGCAAAATTTGGAAACCGCATAAAGAGGCATCAAGTTGGGCTCTGGGACAAAACTGAGGGACATACATTATACAAGTCTTTGTATGTTGGGGCTGTAAAGTTCTTCTAATTTAATGTATGACGTCTAGTGTGACATGTACCACAAACAACAATATGTCTAACTGAATCAGATGTAATGTTACAAGTACTTTGGTATGTCGGTTTAACGCATTTTAAGTCATTAACAATCTGAATGCAAGTTTATtagatgtctttaaaaaaaatttgaaaatggaCAGCCCCAACATAAGTCTACATACACAGTACAAATGCATATCATTCATGCTTACCATAGCTGTCGTATCCATCTCGGTAGGATCCAGAGCGCTCACCATATCCACCCTGACCCCTGGAAAGAGTGCAACAAGATTTAGTATaattgcatcacattttgcgcAAGCAACATCGTCAGGGAGTCCTGTATGTGGCTTCACAAATCCTTACCTATTTTCTCTGTAGCTGGAGTAGCCACCGCTATTCCTGTACTGGCCGCCGCCACCGCCGCCAAACCTGCCCTCATTACCGAAGCTTCTCTCGCCATAACCCCTGTCATAACTCCTCTCTCCGTTGTATCCACCTCCTGAGACAACAAAGATATTATTTAGCAAAATATTTATATGAAGCAGTGGAATGGTGCAAACGCAGACACTAGTGTCCACCTCTGGAGTAACCTCGTCCACCTCTCCCACGCCCGCCGAATCCACCTCGCTGTCCTCTTGGGCCTGACCCGAACCCTCTGTTGGATCGTCCTCCCTTGCCTGCTTCATCCACACGGATCGCCCGTCCATCTAGAgtcttccaaaaaaaaaaaaaaaaaaacagttatttactTGTATGTTTTACAGACATGTGACATCTAATGAATAAACTACAACTATTACAAAGCTGTTTTATATGGTGATTATCTCACAATGACTTAGTTATCATACGAGTTGAGGGTTAAGGATCACCTAGCCTGTGCGTACAATCCTTGCCAATTTAAAGAGAAAGAATTGAAACCAAGGCAAAACATATTAATATGCCACACTTCTAACATAATATGGACCAACTAAAATGACAGGGTGTCTACAATTAAcgattccaaaaaaaaaaaaaaaaaaaaaaattaaaaaaatggataaatgaatTTAGATCAAATGTAGCAACTAAGCCCTTAAATTCTAGTTAAAGACCATTTAGTGGacttaaggacctgcagacaccctggaCAAATACATACTAATGTGCACAGACGAGCACATGTGAATACCTAATGTTTATGCAATGGATTAAAATGAACAATTTCGGTATAAATTATAAACGTAAGTGTTCAAATAAACCGAAATTCAAGTGTTTTATCGTGTTGTGTTGATTTACCTTGCCGTTCATGCCCTCCAGTGCGTCTTTAGCGTCGTCGGAGTTGTCGTATTTCACAAAGCCGAAACCGCGAGACCTCCCCGTCTCTTTGTCTCTGATCACGTCCACTGatgaacaaaaaaaagccaacagttaattttattataaacatttccagaggttaaaaacaatcAGTGTGAGGACATCAATAATTTATCGCCCCCCGAAATTACGTAGATGCGTTCAGGGACTTACCCTTTTCGATGGTTCCATATTTGCCGAAGGCCGCGGCAAGAGACTCCTCGTTGGTCTCAAAGCTCAGCCCTCCGATGAATAATTTACCCTCGTCCGACATCTCTTTATATAGCTAggaacaaacaaaaccagaaaaaatTAATTAACAATTCCACCCGGAAAACAGCCCCCGTTAACAAACATTCGCAAATACCGTCCGCACACGCAACACGGTAAGTAGGTCAGCGGCCATCACAACCTGCGTATGGTTATTTTTGATCAAAACCGTTTCCCCTCCTCCGCATGGTTCAGCAATGCAATTAATCAGACG harbors:
- the cirbpa gene encoding cold inducible RNA binding protein a isoform X1, whose product is MSDEGKLFIGGLSFETNEESLAAAFGKYGTIEKVDVIRDKETGRSRGFGFVKYDNSDDAKDALEGMNGKTLDGRAIRVDEAGKGGRSNRGFGSGPRGQRGGFGGRGRGGRGYSRGGGYNGERSYDRGYGERSFGNEGRFGGGGGGQYRNSGGYSSYRENRGQGGYGERSGSYRDGYDSYATHE
- the cirbpa gene encoding cold inducible RNA binding protein a isoform X3: MSDEGKLFIGGLSFETNEESLAAAFGKYGTIEKVDVIRDKETGRSRGFGFVKYDNSDDAKDALEGMNGKTLDGRAIRVDEAGKGGRSNRGFGSGPRGQRGGFGGRGRGGGYNGERSYDRGYGERSFGNEGRFGGGGGGQYRNSGGYSSYRENRGQGGYGERSGSYRDGYDSYATHE
- the cirbpa gene encoding cold inducible RNA binding protein a isoform X2 encodes the protein MSDEGKLFIGGLSFETNEESLAAAFGKYGTIEKVDVIRDKETGRSRGFGFVKYDNSDDAKDALEGMNGKTLDGRAIRVDEAGKGGRSNRGFGSGPRGQRGGFGGRGRGGRGGGYNGERSYDRGYGERSFGNEGRFGGGGGGQYRNSGGYSSYRENRGQGGYGERSGSYRDGYDSYATHE